One segment of Streptomyces sp. NA02950 DNA contains the following:
- a CDS encoding TIGR00730 family Rossman fold protein encodes MNICVFCSAADLGARYTAPAREFAELIGKGGHTLVWGGSDVGLMKVMADGVHENGGRLVGVSVEFLADKARPNADEMVITKDLAERKAQLLARADAVVVMVGGTGTLDEATEILELKKHGLHIKPVVLLNTAGFYDGLRQQFQRMEAEGFLPRPLSELVFFADDGASAMAYLETV; translated from the coding sequence ATGAACATCTGTGTCTTCTGCTCCGCCGCTGATCTCGGCGCCCGCTACACCGCCCCCGCCCGGGAGTTCGCCGAGCTGATCGGCAAGGGCGGGCACACACTGGTCTGGGGCGGGTCGGACGTCGGGCTGATGAAGGTCATGGCGGACGGGGTGCACGAGAACGGCGGGCGGTTGGTGGGGGTTTCGGTGGAGTTCCTGGCGGATAAGGCCCGCCCGAACGCCGACGAGATGGTGATCACCAAGGATCTCGCCGAGCGCAAGGCGCAGTTGCTGGCCCGGGCCGACGCGGTGGTGGTCATGGTCGGCGGCACCGGGACGCTCGACGAGGCCACCGAGATCCTGGAATTGAAGAAGCACGGTCTGCACATCAAGCCGGTGGTGCTGCTCAACACGGCCGGGTTCTACGACGGGCTGCGGCAGCAGTTCCAGCGGATGGAGGCGGAGGGTTTCCTGCCCCGGCCGCTGAGCGAGCTGGTCTTCTTCGCGGACGACGGCGCCTCGGCGATGGCGTATCTGG
- a CDS encoding HdeD family acid-resistance protein yields the protein MGVLSDAAWQVLVAAGLAAIVLGIVVLAWPAATLAVVGALFGTYLLVSGILQLAGAFGAHVPRHLRVLGFVSGALSVLLGLLCFRGPAQSILLLALWIGFGWLLRGVMLTATAISAERLPARGWQIALGMISVLAGILLIVLPFGSITALALTAGVWLIALGAVEIVHGVQLRVGSGHRPPRRAGRGLHFRSQPHPQP from the coding sequence ATGGGCGTCCTGTCCGACGCCGCCTGGCAGGTGCTGGTCGCCGCGGGCCTGGCGGCCATCGTGCTGGGCATCGTCGTACTGGCGTGGCCGGCGGCCACGCTGGCGGTGGTCGGCGCTCTCTTCGGTACGTATCTGCTGGTCAGCGGCATCCTTCAGCTGGCCGGGGCGTTCGGTGCGCATGTGCCGCGGCATCTGCGCGTCCTGGGCTTCGTCAGCGGCGCCCTCTCCGTGCTCCTCGGACTGCTCTGCTTCCGCGGGCCCGCGCAGTCGATCCTGCTGCTCGCCCTGTGGATCGGATTCGGCTGGCTGCTGCGCGGCGTCATGCTGACCGCCACGGCCATCTCCGCGGAGAGGCTGCCCGCCCGCGGGTGGCAGATCGCCCTCGGGATGATCAGTGTGCTGGCCGGAATCCTGCTGATCGTCCTGCCCTTCGGCTCCATCACGGCGCTCGCCCTGACCGCCGGGGTGTGGCTGATCGCCCTCGGGGCGGTCGAAATCGTCCACGGCGTCCAGCTGCGCGTCGGCAGCGGCCACCGTCCACCGCGCAGGGCCGGACGCGGCCTGCACTTCCGCTCGCAGCCCCACCCCCAGCCGTAG
- the mnmA gene encoding tRNA 2-thiouridine(34) synthase MnmA, producing the protein MTDFPGAPTGPRDGRRLRVLAAMSGGVDSAVAAARAAEAGHDVTGVHLALSANPQSFRTGARGCCTIEDSRDARRAADVIGIPFYVWDLAERFREDVVEDFIAEYEAGRTPNPCLRCNEKIKFAALLDKALALGFDAVCTGHYATVVLREDGSRELHRASDMAKDQSYVLGVLDERQLAHAMFPLGDTLTTKDEIRAEAERRGLAVAKKPDSHDICFIADGDTQGFLARHLGTAEGDIVDEEGRRLGSHEGAYGFTIGQRKGLRIGHPAPDGKPRYVLDISPVNNTVTVGPAESLDVAALTAVRPRWCGTAPSGPGGYTAQLRAHGGETEVTAELVDGAELRVTFTEPVRGVAPGQAIVLYDGTRVVGSATIATTERARPAVPRA; encoded by the coding sequence ATGACTGACTTCCCCGGTGCGCCCACAGGTCCCCGCGACGGCCGTCGCCTGCGCGTCCTCGCCGCCATGTCCGGCGGGGTGGACTCCGCGGTCGCGGCGGCCCGCGCGGCCGAGGCGGGCCACGACGTGACCGGCGTCCACCTCGCGCTCTCCGCCAATCCGCAGTCCTTCCGCACCGGCGCCCGCGGCTGCTGCACCATCGAGGACTCGCGCGACGCCCGGCGCGCGGCCGATGTGATCGGCATCCCCTTCTACGTGTGGGACCTCGCCGAGCGGTTCCGCGAGGACGTGGTCGAGGACTTCATCGCCGAGTACGAGGCGGGCCGCACCCCCAACCCCTGTCTGCGCTGCAACGAGAAGATCAAGTTCGCCGCGCTGCTGGACAAGGCGCTCGCGCTCGGCTTCGACGCCGTGTGCACCGGCCACTACGCCACCGTCGTGCTCCGCGAGGACGGCTCCCGTGAGCTGCACCGCGCCAGCGACATGGCCAAGGACCAGTCCTATGTCCTCGGGGTGCTGGACGAGCGCCAGCTCGCCCACGCCATGTTCCCCCTCGGGGACACGCTGACCACCAAGGACGAGATCCGCGCGGAGGCCGAGCGGCGGGGGCTCGCGGTCGCCAAGAAGCCCGACAGCCACGACATCTGCTTCATCGCGGACGGTGACACCCAGGGCTTCCTCGCGCGCCATCTGGGCACCGCCGAGGGCGACATCGTCGACGAGGAGGGGCGCAGGCTGGGCAGCCACGAGGGTGCGTACGGCTTCACCATCGGCCAGCGCAAGGGGCTGCGCATCGGCCACCCGGCGCCCGACGGCAAGCCGCGCTACGTCCTGGACATCTCCCCGGTGAACAACACGGTCACCGTGGGCCCCGCCGAGTCCCTGGACGTCGCCGCCCTCACCGCCGTCAGGCCCCGCTGGTGCGGCACGGCCCCTTCGGGCCCCGGAGGCTACACCGCCCAGCTGCGCGCCCACGGCGGCGAGACCGAGGTCACGGCGGAGCTGGTCGACGGCGCCGAGCTGCGGGTGACCTTCACCGAGCCGGTCCGGGGCGTCGCCCCCGGCCAGGCCATCGTCCTCTACGACGGGACGCGGGTGGTCGGCTCGGCGACCATCGCCACCACCGAGCGGGCGCGCCCGGCCGTTCCGCGGGCGTAG